In Sciurus carolinensis chromosome 4, mSciCar1.2, whole genome shotgun sequence, the sequence CCCTGAAGGGCCTCCGCCCCCTTCTTCCGTTCCTAAAATGGCAAATCCAAGCCGTAACCCTGTTGACAGAGTTCCTCCCTAAGAAGTCCCAGTTACTTTTGGCTGCCCATCCTTGCCTAGGAGACCAATTTCTTCTATTGACCTAGAAAGAAAGCTCTTCTTGACTCATGTCCTCTGAGCTTCAGTGCGtgcccagcaaaaaaaaaaaaaaaaaaaaaaagttaagctcctcactcctcactctaTGGCCTGAGGATGTTGCACTTAAGGGCCCCATCTCCCTATCTGGTTTCAGGTTTCTGGAAGAGATCAAGAGCTAAATCAAGAGAattcaactggaaaaccaagactGGCACTCTCTTTTCTTCAGACAGTAGGCAGAAGCCAGGCAGAAACCAAGGAATCTTGGAACTCCTGTTTTTCCTTTGGAGGACACAAagttcttttgaaagaaaaaggcaGTTCAATATGGCAGCAGGACTGAAAGGACATGAAGGAGCCATTACCCTGATTTGGTGACAGTTCTTCAAAAGGCAGTGTCTTAAGGAAAGCTGGATCAAGAAACTCCTGAACTTTTGGGTTGCATTAAGTGAAGAGTCAGCATGGCTCAGGTAAAAAACTCTAGAGTCCTCCTTCAAGATCACTGGGAAGCCTCTTTGCAGTTTCACTCTTGAATGCTGCCCTAGTCAACAATATTGACCAACCCAGTGAGCCAAGCTCTGTATTAAGCACCAGGGGGAGATctagaggaaggaaaggagacagGCCACAGCCCCTGCCTTCAGGGAGCTTCCAGTCAAATGAAGGAGGTAGGCTATACTGCATCACAGGCACTCATGGGACATTTGCAAAGCAACATGTACTCAGTGTGCATTTGGTACATTAAGTGCTGAGGGGCATGAGGGAGTACATAGTCTGGTGAATGCttcgtttgtttttgtttttttcaacagGAATTTATTGAGCTCCTGTTACATGCAAGGCATTGTGCCGggaatacaaagatgaataagattgTTCTTGTCCCCAGTAAGCTTCCAGGCTACttgggttggggggaagggatgGAAAGACagtctattatttttatattcacaaTGCCTTGCATAGTGACTGACTTGTAATAGAGACTGAAACTGTTGATTGTAGGAATGTGCAAAACATAGAGGTATGTACACTGCAGAGTGATACTTCTGCCTAGATGGAAGAAGATGAAACTTGAATGCATAGGATTTTGCTAGATTAACAAGCAGAAGGACAATCAGACGGGGGGTACTATGTAGACAGAGGCTTAGAGTATGAGAGAATGTGATGAGGTATATGTGTGCAAGTAGTTTGGTAATTACGAAGCAAGGATTTAAATAGGAGATCATTTGAAAGATAGAGTAGATAATGATGGGGAGGGATGTTTTCCTGGAGAAGTAAGCAGAGTGTGGCCCCAGGGCCTTTTATGCCTTGCTAAGGAATTAGACCTTATTTTGTAAGGAATGAGGCCTCCCTAAATAATGTTAAGCAACAGAGTAATATCAAATCACTGTGTTTAGAAGGTAATTGTCATTGTGTAAGTGGAGGATGGATTGGAGGGACAGGATGACCAAATAGACTGTTACAGTCATCTGGATAGAAAAGCTTTGTGCACACATTCTCAGAGCTGCTTCTAGCTTTCTTCCAGGGAACCTCCCCTACCAGTCTCACCAGGATGGCAGCCTGATTATAGTATAATTGGCTTTCTTCCAGCTGCTTCTGCATGCACAGCTTCCTCCTTTCCCTGCAGAGTAGGAACCCtttggtttcttcttcctttgtctGTTTGCAGCCCACTCCACAACATTGGGTTCACTCTTATTTTGAAAAGATTGCCTTTCACAGATTGCCTTTCACTAAACTCTGCACTAGGCActgctaagcattttacatattaGTTTGATTCTCATCGACCCTGTGAGAATAGGCACTATTTATTTAAGGGGACTGAGAAACTTAAAAGGTGGAGTAACTTACCCAAGATTACAGTACTAACAGCAGTGCTAAGGTTTTTAACTCTGGGCCTTTAACTACAAATTCCCTGAAAGTGAGAGAAGGGGTCCCACACTGatcatttataaagaaaggaatttCCTTATAAATTTGGGAGTTTCCTGACCATTTAAGTTTTTTGTCAATAAGAGAAGCATATATCAAGTGCTGACTAAACTAAGTCAGTTTAAGAATGTAGcagtggctggggatatagctcaggtggtagagtgcttgccttataagcgcaaggccctgggttcaatccccagcatcggaaaaaaaaaaaaaaaaagaatgaaagcagTGAAAACAGGTTATTTGCTTAAATATACCTTGGTTAAGTAACTCATTAACTTTATGTAGAGCagagaatatgaaaaaatgtggGTAGGCATGCATATAAATGGCCTAAGGGGTCAAAAGAAATTGTATATTCAACTTCAGAATCCTTCCAAGTAGTTTAATTTTTATGTCTGCTATAACTGACAAcacttaagaaatttaaaatctaaaggaagaggggctggggttgtggctcagtggtagagcgcttgcctagcacatgtgagacactggtaggcaccacataaaaataaatgaataaaataaaggtctatcaacatctaaaaaaattttttttaaatctaaagggAGAAATAACCTCATAGAATATATAGTTGGCACCAGCAAGATCTGCCAGTCAGAAATGGACTCTGAAATTGAGGTCTTTTGAGAAACAGATGAGAAAAGTCCTCTAGGCATTGCCCACTTCCATGGGTAATTTTGACAGACATTATATCCACTCACTGTGAAGGCCTagaaatacttttcaaagtaacGTGTAGCCACATACACTCTACCTAGCACAGTACTACTGACAAAAGTGTTAATACTACTTGATTATTAATGTGATGTGTGTTTCAGTGCTGAGGGACAATAGAAAAGGAACTAGCATTGGTGAAATTAGTTGGAGGACTCTTGAAGGAAGCAGGGTTTGGCAGTGAGGAGGGCTGCTCCCTGGAGAGAAGCAGTTTGTCTGCAGCTGGGTGTAAAAGGCAGTTCTGTAGAGGATGGCAGCCTGTTTTTGCCCTGCCTTGCCAGGTGACCTGACACCTCCTCTCCTTTCAACTTAGGCAAGTCTCCTGGCTTGTGAAGGCCTAGCAGGTGTGAGTTTGGTTCCCACTGCAGCCAGCAAGAAGATGATGCTGAGCCAGATTGCCAGCAAGCAGGCCGAGAATGGCGAGCGGGCAGGTAGCCCTGATGTGCTGAGGTGCTCGAGTCAGGTACAGCACTTGAGTCCGTTGTGGTGCTTGGGGATCGGGTGGCCCAAGCTCTGTGCCAGGAGACATCAAGCTTTGATTTCTTAGTGCTTCTGTTTAGGGAAGTGGGAAAAGGGAATACAGCTggggaatgaatgaatgtgggTATTTTAGAGAACTGAGGAAGGTCTTTAGGTACGGTAATCCCTTGAGACCAGGGTACATAGAAATAGATGAGTACTTTTTCTAAGCCTTTGGAGCAGGTGGTTAATTGTCATTTATAATTGTCAGAAAGCAGTATCTGGTCTCTTATCTTATGTTCTGAGATGGACTGTGAGTTTAGGTTTAATTTGTCTTCAAAGGGCCACCGAAAAGACAGTGATAAGTCACGGAACCGAAAAGATGATGACAACTTGGCTGAGGCTTCTCACTCAAAAAAGACTGTTAAAAAGGCAGGTAATGGGGTAATCCCCCAAATCATACAGTTTAGTAATGGGttaatcttctttctttccactgTGACTCTCCCTGGAACTTTCCCTAAATGTTTTCATCCTTCATAGCCAGTGTGTGTCCCCTGATTTCACCTAGAGTCCACTTTAGTAGTTAAATGTCTACCCTTGCTGGAACATTTTTGTGCAGTTTGGGGAGCATGACCAATACTATTCCCTGTGGCAGGGACAGACCAACTCCAGCTCAAGTCATACTCAAGACTTGGGTGTGACAAGGCAGGCATCTTACCCACTCTACCTCCTTTCCCAGAGGAGCTCTTAACCCTGAGGAATGTGGGAGACAGTGGCATCTTTAGATAGAATCAGAGAGGTTCTTCCTCCAGCAGCTGAAAGTGGACCCAGAGTGGAATGGTCTCTAGGAAGAGGGCAGAGGGATAGCCTCATGACATGCCTGATTGTTGCCCCCAGGTGGTGGTAGTGGAACAAAATGGTTCTTTTCAAGTAAAGATTcccaaaaattttatttgtgaacaCTGCTTTGGAGCCTTTAGGAGCAGTTACCACCTCAAGAGGCACATCCTTATTCACACTGGTAAGTCTCTTGTTTGTATTCACAGGGGGAGAACAGCCTATAACTTTTGTTCTGTGAAGAGATATAGCTGTCTAGTTGGGTTTACTTTCCAGGGGAAGCATtagaaatggaggaaatgaataagtgaatgaggTAGAAAGATTGCATAGCTGTTTCTGGTGTCACTGAGACCAGCAGCTTTGGGGGCTCCTCCACTACATGATAGCTTAGGTGACTTCTTAAGAAGATAGCTGGAATCCTGTTCCTTCCACATACACCTCTTGACATTCACTTCTGTCTCCACCTGGGCTAGGTGAGAAACCATTTGAGTGTGATATATGTGATATGCGATTCATTCAGAAGTACCACCTGGAACGCCACAAGCGTGTACACAGTGGTGAAAAGCCTTACCAGTGTGAACGGTGTCATCAGGTAAGGCTCACATGTCATCCAGCCCCACTGCAGCCCCACACATAAATTTCCTTCCCCAAGAACGAGGGCCAGCCCCACTCCTGCCTGACCTAGGCCACCCGGTGTTCCTTGCCATAAGAGAGTTAGCACCTCAGAATGAGGTTCATTCCTCTGCCCTTATGCAGCTGCTTAGGGGAAGGGGTTGTTAGAATATTAAAGTAATAATAGACTTTCTTGAGCACTTAatctgtgccaagcactgtgagAACATActttacatagattttttttgtttgttttttagtaaaTCTTCACATTAACTCCATAAAGTAGCTGTGTCGTCCTCATTTCAATTATGGGGAAATTGagattcagagaagttaagtttCCCAGGGACACAGCAGATCAAGGGCAGAGCCGGGATTCAATCCAACTTGAGAGCTCCTGCACTTTGGAGGAAGAGATGTAATCTTTGCCCTGAGGTCAGCATCTGATCTGATGAGAATGTCAATGCCAGGACCAAACAAGACAAGAACAAGAGATGAGAATGATAGTAGTAACACTTCCTGGATGCTTTGCTAGGTTTCAAGCTTTGTTTCACACTCTTACATGGAATCTTCCAAACACTAGAATGAAAGTCCCATGAGGGCAATGACTTTGTCCATCTCATTCTCCACCCTGTCCTCAGCCCCAAGAACTGCACCTGCTTTGAGATAGacgctcagtaaatatttgatgaacaaAGCAGCTATGGTGTGAGTAGGTACTTTTAGCCTCATCGTACAGATAGAAGAGTGACAGATTCAGGGCTGTGAAATAACttgccagggtcacacagcaactAAGTGGTAGAGTCAGGATTTGGTGCCAGGCACTCTGGCTCCAGCACCTGCTTTCTTAAACACTGCGCTTGTGCCATCTGTGCATATGCTGaggggatgtagaatgtgacgtGTGCCTTCTGTGTGGTGAAGGAGCGTGTTAATGGGCCGCTGAGtttctcctccctttcttctcagTGTTTTTCTCGGACAGATCGATTACTCAGACACAAACGGATGTGCCAAGGGTGCCAGTCGAAGACTTCCGATGGGCAGTTTTCTCTTTAGGCGCAAGGGGCCCTGGGTGGTGGGAGTGATCAGAAGAATCTACAGAAGAGTGCACACCCTCTGGTCTGATGGTCCCACCACCACCCCATCTGAACCTGTCCCCCTCCTGGAGGAGTGGACCCAGGAGACCAGAAGAATGCGTCGGGACAGTGGCTTCAGAGCCTTAGCTCTGTAAATAATCTGAGACTATGAGTATCTCGGGGAAGTTCCTACAGCATTCCTGGGTAGGGAAGCTAGTCCCTGGACCCTTGACTGAGGTCAAAAGTGGGGACTCAAGGTACAGGACCAAGACTGAAGTGTGGCTCCCACAACCTTGGACTCCAGCTGGCAGCTGAAATGGAAAAGATTGGGGAAGGGGATTTATTTGTTGTGTTCTTGTCTTTGTTTATCCGAAAGCAATTTCAGCAGGTAAACTGTGGACACAGGTAATCTGGAGGCTTAAAGTCCTGGTCCAAAAGTAGGGACTGTTGGCTAGTCCAGCCCTACCCCAAGATTGAGTTTTTAGTCACAGTAGATCCTCAACGTTCCACAGCCCTGCACCTCACCTCCTATTTGAAGGAGAATAGGATCAGGGATGGCAGCTGAGCTTACTTTGGCTTTCTTATACACTGTAGGGACAAAAGTAAAGATGGTGGGAGGAGCAGACAAGGGCTGGGTCCAAGAAGAGTGGAGATTACCACTTACCTCCTCAAAAGCAAGAATGTGCCCTTGGGTGTTGTAATGGCCCATGTTGCACCATACATGATGGGGTCAGCTCAAGTGCCTTCTGGAGGAAACTTGGGTGAGAGTGGCCCATGAagccctttccttctctctgggCAATTGGTCTTGTATATGGTTTAT encodes:
- the Znf740 gene encoding zinc finger protein 740 isoform X4 → MAQASLLACEGLAGVSLVPTAASKKMMLSQIASKQAENGERAGSPDVLRCSSQGHRKDSDKSRNRKDDDNLAEASHSKKTVKKVVVVEQNGSFQVKIPKNFICEHCFGAFRSSYHLKRHILIHTGEKPFECDICDMRFIQKYHLERHKRVHSGEKPYQCERCHQ
- the Znf740 gene encoding zinc finger protein 740 isoform X3 is translated as MAQASLLACEGLAGVSLVPTAASKKMMLSQIASKQAENGERAGSPDVLRCSSQGHRKDSDKSRNRKDDDNLAEASHSKKTVKKVVVVEQNGSFQVKIPKNFICEHCFGAFRSSYHLKRHILIHTGEKPFECDICDMRFIQKYHLERHKRVHSGEKPYQCERCHQCFSRTDRLLRHKRMCQGCQSKTSDGQFSL
- the Znf740 gene encoding zinc finger protein 740 isoform X1, whose translation is MAQASLLACEGLAGVSLVPTAASKKMMLSQIASKQAENGERAGSPDVLRCSSQGHRKDSDKSRNRKDDDNLAEASHSKKTVKKVRNHLSVIYVICDSFRSTTWNATSVYTVVKSLTSVNGVISVFLGQIDYSDTNGCAKGASRRLPMGSFLFRRKGPWVVGVIRRIYRRVHTLWSDGPTTTPSEPVPLLEEWTQETRRMRRDSGFRALAL
- the Znf740 gene encoding zinc finger protein 740 isoform X2; its protein translation is MKEASLLACEGLAGVSLVPTAASKKMMLSQIASKQAENGERAGSPDVLRCSSQGHRKDSDKSRNRKDDDNLAEASHSKKTVKKVRNHLSVIYVICDSFRSTTWNATSVYTVVKSLTSVNGVISVFLGQIDYSDTNGCAKGASRRLPMGSFLFRRKGPWVVGVIRRIYRRVHTLWSDGPTTTPSEPVPLLEEWTQETRRMRRDSGFRALAL
- the Znf740 gene encoding zinc finger protein 740 isoform X5 codes for the protein MKEASLLACEGLAGVSLVPTAASKKMMLSQIASKQAENGERAGSPDVLRCSSQGHRKDSDKSRNRKDDDNLAEASHSKKTVKKVVVVEQNGSFQVKIPKNFICEHCFGAFRSSYHLKRHILIHTGEKPFECDICDMRFIQKYHLERHKRVHSGEKPYQCERCHQCFSRTDRLLRHKRMCQGCQSKTSDGQFSL